From Meiothermus sp. QL-1, the proteins below share one genomic window:
- a CDS encoding PIN/TRAM domain-containing protein: MNWLRWILYLLFTYLGYRTGVWLEQEGLISTSPLGLNQLYLGLVGFLLGLLAAPRLAYWLEKRWQQTQERLGKLPPEIPVAITVASSLGLLLAVLLTNLLIQIPGFNALHSLLIAAVLVVSFSAFAVANREYFRLARPPSPPPKPRGGKVLDTSVLIDGRVAEVAELGFLEGPLFVPRQVLRELQQFADSSEAQKRARGRRGLETLERLKLKVGLEVLDAPESEDPVDEQILAQAKSLGAALVTNDHALAQLSRIYGVRALSIQALASALRAPLQQGDYLQITIVKEGKEPGQGVGYLEDGTMVVVDDAIGFKGKEVGVVITQSIQTQVGRLLFGRLQENGRSAKEG; the protein is encoded by the coding sequence ATGAACTGGTTGCGCTGGATTCTCTACCTCCTATTCACCTACCTCGGCTACCGCACAGGGGTCTGGCTCGAGCAAGAAGGCCTGATTAGCACCAGCCCCCTGGGCCTCAACCAGCTCTACTTAGGGCTGGTGGGCTTCCTCCTGGGCCTTCTGGCCGCGCCCCGGCTGGCCTACTGGCTGGAGAAGCGCTGGCAGCAGACCCAAGAGCGCCTGGGGAAGCTCCCTCCCGAGATCCCGGTGGCCATCACGGTGGCCTCGAGCCTGGGGCTCCTGCTGGCGGTGCTCCTGACCAACCTCCTCATCCAGATTCCAGGCTTCAACGCCCTGCACTCGCTGCTTATTGCTGCCGTGCTGGTGGTCTCGTTCTCGGCCTTTGCGGTGGCCAACCGGGAGTACTTCCGCTTGGCCCGCCCCCCCAGCCCCCCCCCCAAGCCGCGGGGGGGCAAGGTGCTGGACACCTCGGTTCTGATCGACGGGCGCGTCGCCGAGGTGGCCGAGCTGGGTTTTCTGGAGGGGCCTCTCTTCGTGCCCCGGCAGGTTCTGCGGGAGCTGCAGCAGTTCGCCGATTCCTCCGAGGCCCAGAAAAGGGCCAGAGGGCGGCGGGGGCTGGAAACTCTGGAACGGCTCAAGCTCAAGGTGGGACTGGAGGTGCTGGATGCGCCCGAGTCCGAAGACCCGGTGGACGAGCAGATTCTGGCCCAGGCCAAAAGCCTGGGGGCTGCCCTGGTCACCAACGACCATGCCCTGGCCCAGCTTTCCCGCATCTACGGGGTCAGGGCCCTCTCCATCCAGGCCCTGGCCTCGGCCCTGCGGGCCCCCTTGCAACAGGGGGACTACCTCCAGATCACCATCGTCAAGGAGGGCAAGGAGCCCGGCCAGGGGGTGGGGTACCTGGAGGACGGGACCATGGTGGTGGTGGACGACGCCATCGGCTTCAAGGGCAAGGAGGTGGGGGTGGTGATCACCCAGTCCATCCAGACGCAGGTGGGCCGCCTGCTATTCGGGCGGCTCCAGGAAAACGGCCGCTCCGCCAAGGAGGGCTAG
- the radA gene encoding DNA repair protein RadA, with the protein MPRAALQYRCVECGYRAIKPLGRCPSCGSWESFREEALAKTGSKPPPPQPGALIPLGQVLEDGEARFSSRMAEFDRVIGGGFVPGAVLLLGGEPGVGKSTLLLQIAQRILEQGRRVVYLAGEESPGQIRLRARRLGIAGGLELLRETRLESVLAILEASPPEFLVVDSIQTLETDAAVGSLAAVRDATAALTRFAKQHRATTVLVGHVTKEGFVAGPKVIEHVVDATLYLETAGQFRVLRSSKNRFGPVGELGVFRMEEQGLVEVPNPSAAFLAERPVGVPGSVVALSLLGERALALEVQALAARTPFPAPRRVAQGLDARRVDVVLAVLERRLELPLGNLDIYVNLAGGLRVFDPGLDLAVGLAVYSAVVGRPLPPNVAAVGEVGLAGELRSVEGLERRLREGERAGFSRLVHPPKHKSLREVVDLFL; encoded by the coding sequence ATGCCCCGGGCGGCCCTCCAGTACCGCTGCGTCGAGTGCGGCTACCGAGCCATCAAGCCGCTGGGACGCTGCCCCAGCTGCGGAAGCTGGGAAAGCTTCAGGGAGGAGGCCCTGGCCAAGACCGGGTCCAAGCCGCCCCCCCCTCAGCCGGGGGCCCTCATCCCCCTTGGGCAGGTCCTCGAGGACGGCGAGGCCCGCTTCAGCAGCCGGATGGCCGAGTTCGACCGGGTCATTGGCGGGGGGTTCGTGCCGGGGGCGGTGCTGCTTCTGGGCGGCGAGCCCGGGGTGGGCAAGAGCACCCTGCTCTTGCAGATAGCCCAGCGAATCCTGGAGCAGGGCCGGCGGGTGGTCTACCTGGCCGGGGAAGAGTCCCCAGGCCAGATCCGGCTGCGGGCTAGGCGGCTGGGGATTGCGGGCGGGCTGGAACTCCTCCGCGAAACCCGACTGGAAAGCGTCCTGGCTATCTTGGAGGCCTCTCCGCCGGAGTTCTTGGTGGTGGACTCAATCCAGACCCTGGAGACCGACGCTGCAGTGGGCTCGCTGGCGGCGGTGCGCGACGCCACCGCAGCCCTCACCCGCTTTGCCAAGCAACACCGTGCAACCACCGTGCTGGTGGGGCACGTCACCAAGGAAGGCTTCGTGGCCGGGCCCAAGGTAATCGAGCACGTGGTGGACGCCACCTTGTACCTCGAGACCGCCGGGCAGTTCCGGGTGCTGCGCAGCAGCAAAAACCGCTTCGGGCCGGTGGGGGAGCTGGGGGTTTTCCGGATGGAGGAGCAGGGCCTTGTGGAGGTGCCCAACCCTTCGGCGGCCTTCCTAGCCGAGCGCCCGGTGGGGGTGCCCGGCTCGGTGGTGGCCCTCAGCCTGTTGGGGGAGCGGGCCCTGGCCCTGGAGGTGCAGGCCCTGGCCGCCCGCACCCCCTTTCCCGCGCCCAGGCGGGTGGCGCAGGGGCTGGATGCCCGGCGGGTGGACGTGGTGCTGGCGGTGCTCGAGCGCCGCCTCGAGCTGCCTTTGGGCAACCTGGACATCTACGTGAACCTGGCCGGGGGGCTAAGGGTCTTCGACCCCGGGCTCGATCTGGCGGTGGGGCTCGCGGTGTATTCTGCCGTTGTGGGCCGCCCTCTTCCGCCCAACGTGGCGGCGGTGGGCGAGGTGGGGCTGGCGGGGGAGCTCAGGAGCGTGGAGGGCCTGGAGCGCCGCCTGCGCGAGGGGGAACGGGCCGGCTTCAGCCGGCTCGTCCACCCGCCGAAGCACAAAAGCCTGAGAGAAGTGGTGGACCTTTTCCTATGA
- a CDS encoding thioesterase family protein, protein MRPIPPGYQATFETVVTEAMTVDFEQADPRLGRLHPVYATYWMAKHMELAGRKIILPFLEEGEEGIGSRVSVDHLASALPGMRVRIVAEHLRTEGNRVHVRCTAWNELGDRIGEGYTEQVILPKDRLEQIFGRLAERWRAHRT, encoded by the coding sequence GGCCTATTCCCCCGGGCTACCAGGCCACCTTCGAGACGGTGGTCACCGAGGCGATGACCGTGGACTTCGAGCAGGCCGACCCCCGGCTGGGGAGGCTGCACCCGGTCTACGCCACCTACTGGATGGCCAAGCACATGGAGCTGGCCGGTCGTAAAATCATCCTGCCCTTTTTGGAGGAGGGAGAGGAGGGCATTGGGTCCAGGGTAAGCGTGGACCACCTGGCCTCGGCCCTGCCGGGCATGCGGGTGCGCATCGTGGCCGAACATTTGCGCACCGAGGGCAACCGGGTGCACGTGCGCTGCACCGCCTGGAACGAGCTGGGGGACCGGATCGGCGAGGGCTACACCGAGCAGGTCATCCTGCCCAAGGACCGGCTCGAGCAGATCTTCGGCCGGCTGGCGGAGCGCTGGCGGGCCCACAGGACCTAA